From a region of the Pristis pectinata isolate sPriPec2 chromosome 2, sPriPec2.1.pri, whole genome shotgun sequence genome:
- the usp46 gene encoding ubiquitin carboxyl-terminal hydrolase 46: protein MTVRNIASICNMGTNASALEKDIGPEQFPINEHYFGLVNFGNTCYCNSVLQALYFCRPFRENVLAYKAQQKKKENLLTCLADLFHSIATQKKKVGVIPPKKFISRLRKENDLFDNYMQQDAHEFLNYLLNTIADILQEEKKQEKQNGKLKNGNANEIEENNKPEPTWVHEIFQGTLTNETRCLNCETVSSKDEDFLDLSVDVEQNTSITHCLRDFSNTETLCSEHKYYCETCCSKQEAQKRMCVKKLPMILALHLKRFKYMEQLHRYTKLSYRVVFPLELRLFNTSGDAINLDRMYDLVAVVVHCGSGPNRGHYITIVKSHGFWLLFDDDIVEKIDAQAIEEFYGLTSDISKNSESGYILFYQSRE, encoded by the exons GGCACCAATGCCTCTGCTCTGGAGAAAGACATCGGCCCAGAGCAGTTCCCAATCAATGAACACTACTTTGGTTTGGTTAAT TTTGGGAACACCTGCTATTGTAACTCTGTGCTGCAAGCGCTGTACTTCTGCCGACCATTTCGAGAGAATGTACTTGCATACAAGGCACAGCAGAAAAAGAAGGAAAACCTCCTGACGTGTCTAGCTGACCTCTTCCATAGTATTGCCACCCAGAAGAAAAAGGTCGGTGTGATTCCTCCCAAGAAATTTATTTCCAGGTTACGCAAAGAGAATG ATTTGTTTGATAACTACATGCAACAAGATGCACATGAGTTTCTGAACTACCTGCTGAATACCATCGCTGACATCTTgcaggaagagaagaagcaagagaaacagaatgggAAACTGAAGAATGgaaatgcaaatgaaattgaagagAACAACAAACCTGAACCCACCTGGGTGCATGAAATTTTTCAAGGAACACTCACTAATGAAACGAGATGTCTGAACTGTGAAACA GTTAGCAGCAAAGATGAAGATTTTCTGGATCTTTCAGTTGACGTGGAACAGAACACCTCAATTACACACTGCCTCAG AGACTTCAGCAACACAGAAACACTGTGCAGTGAACACAAGTATTATTGTGAGACCTGTTGTAGTAAACAGGAAGCTCAGAAAAG AAtgtgcgtgaagaagctgcccatgATCCTTGCATTGCACTTGAAGAGGTTCAAATATATGGAACAATTGCATCGGTACACAAAACTCTCTTACCGAGTGGTGTTTCCACTGGAACTGAGGTTGTTTAATACATCAGGAGATGCTATTAATTTGGACCGGATGTATGATCTGGTGGCTGTTGTTGTTCACTGTGGCAG TGGTCCTAACCGTGGACACTACATAACTATTGTGAAAAGTCATGGCTTCTGGCTTTTGTTTGACGATGATATTGTTGAG AAAATTGATGCTCAAGCTATTGAAGAATTCTACGGTTTGACTTCAGACATTTCAAAAAACTCAGAGTCgggatatattttattttatcaatCAAGAGAGTAA